A genome region from Macrotis lagotis isolate mMagLag1 chromosome 4, bilby.v1.9.chrom.fasta, whole genome shotgun sequence includes the following:
- the CTXND1 gene encoding cortexin domain-containing 1 protein, protein MEEPTPMPVQVDVDKGLTLACFVFLCLFLILMIIRCAKVIVDPYSAIPTSTWEEQHLDD, encoded by the coding sequence ATGGAAGAACCAACACCAATGCCTGTGCAAGTCGATGTGGACAAAGGATTGACTTTGgcctgttttgtctttctttgcctcTTCCTCATTTTAATGATTATTCGCTGTGCCAAAGTCATTGTGGATCCCTATAGTGCCATCCCCACATCTACCTGGGAAGAGCAGCATCTGGATGACTGA